A region from the Cyprinus carpio isolate SPL01 chromosome A8, ASM1834038v1, whole genome shotgun sequence genome encodes:
- the paox1 gene encoding polyamine oxidase (exo-N4-amino) 1 isoform X2 translates to MSDMADRNPVIVVVGAGVAGLAAAKKLKEYGFNDVTVLEASEKVGGRVATATLGTACVDTGAQYIHGTSEENPVYCLLKKSGLLNQIPEMGEETFYSNKGHKVDVNIARDAYGAGESMIRYRGSNTGKSLGEHYAEKTQGVIDSVQDDDKRTRMQSVFALVGKDMLIDIGASDLHRISLDSWQYYINMGDSLNIPGLMFQLVDKLLEDFPKDRLLLKREVSKIKWDGSFSVAPARDEPLLSAHTESASEEKVCQYPVCIVCENGEEILADHVIVTISLGCLKAQASSLFIPSLPTEKMEVIEKLCFGNIAKIFLEYEEAFWESDVGTISLIYEDDIPASVSTNKMQWLKNMQYFSVLRPKERFGNVLIGWCPGDIADLVETMTDDELSTAITNHLKMFLGHSNIPQPKSILCTKWRSNKFVKGTYSFLPVGVDGNVMDTLAQPLVGSQHPNKDLQVLFAGEATMKTLYGTVQGALLSGHREADRLAAHYKKTVAPTSTTSVEKQV, encoded by the exons ATGTCAG ATATGGCAGACAGGAATCCAGTTATTGTGGTGGTCGGTGCTGGAGTGGCAGGACTCGCTGCAGCCAAGAAACTGAAAGAGTATGGATTTAATGACGTCACGGTGCTGGAAGCATCCGAGAAGGTCGGAGGAAGAGTAGCTACTGCAACTCTAG GTACTGCATGTGTTGATACCGGAGCACAGTACATCCATGGGACGTCAGAAGAAAACCCAGTCTACTGTCTCCTAAAAAAGTCTGGCCTTCTAAACCAGATCCCTGAGATGGGTGAAGAAACATTTTATAGTAACAAGGGACACAAAGTAGATGTAAACATCGCCAGAGATGCATATGGAGCTGGGGAGAGCATGATTCGATACCGTGGCTCCAACACAGGAAAGAGTTTAGGTGAACACTATGCAGAAAAAACCCAGGGTGTGATTGACAGCGTGCAAGACGATGACAAGAGAACGAGAATGCAGAGTGTTTTTGCTTTGGTCGGAAAAGACATGCTGATTGACATTGGAGCTTCAGACCTCCACAGGATCTCTCTTGACTCCTGGCAGTATTATATCAACATGGGTGACAGTCTCAATATTCCAGG TTTAATGTTTCAGCTTGTGGATAAGCTGCTGGAGGACTTCCCTAAAGATCGTTTGCTGCTGAAAAGAGAAGTTAGTAAGATCAAATGGGATGGATCCTTTTCTGTTGCCCCTGCTCGTGATGAACCTCTCCTCTCTGCTCACACTGAATCTGCTTCTGAAGAAAAAGTCTGCCAGTACCCAGTTTGCATTGTCTGTGAGAATGGAGAAGAGATTCTAGCTGATCATGTAATTGTGACCATTTCATTAG gTTGTCTAAAAGCACAAGCATCCAGTCTATTCATCCCCAGTCTCCCAACCGAGAAAATGGAGGTCATCGAAAAGCTGTGCTTTGGCAATATTGCCAAGATCTTTTTGGAGTATGAAGAGGCATTCTGGGAAAGTGATGTTGGTACTATCAGCCTGATTTATGAAGATGACATCCCCGCCTCAGTATCCACCAATAAAATGCAGTGGCTCAAGAACATGCAATACTTTTCTGTCCTGAGACCCAAAGAAAG GTTTGGCAATGTCTTAATTGGCTGGTGTCCAGGAGACATAGCTGACCTGGTTGAAACCATGACAGACGATGAACTCTCAACTGCGATCACTAATCACCTCAAAATGTTCTTAG GACATTCAAACATTCCTCAGCCGAAATCCATACTCTGCACTAAGTGGCGCAGCAACAAGTTCGTAAAGGGAACCTACTCTTTCCTCCCCGTTGGTGTTGATGGGAATGTTATGGACACACTGGCACAACCACTAGTAGGCAGCCAGCATCCTAATAAa GATCTTCAGGTCCTGTTTGCAGGCGAGGCAACGATGAAGACTCTTTATGGCACAGTGCAAGGAGCTCTACTCTCAGGACACAGGGAGGCAGACAGACTGGCAGCACATTATAAGAAGACAGTGGCACCCACTTCCACTACCTCAGTGGAAAAACAAGTTTAG
- the paox1 gene encoding polyamine oxidase (exo-N4-amino) 1 isoform X1 has product MHATSRETEKEQDVFVFPTSGSENIAASESYLSHSSKTGSRTKRYNYTLKDMADRNPVIVVVGAGVAGLAAAKKLKEYGFNDVTVLEASEKVGGRVATATLGTACVDTGAQYIHGTSEENPVYCLLKKSGLLNQIPEMGEETFYSNKGHKVDVNIARDAYGAGESMIRYRGSNTGKSLGEHYAEKTQGVIDSVQDDDKRTRMQSVFALVGKDMLIDIGASDLHRISLDSWQYYINMGDSLNIPGLMFQLVDKLLEDFPKDRLLLKREVSKIKWDGSFSVAPARDEPLLSAHTESASEEKVCQYPVCIVCENGEEILADHVIVTISLGCLKAQASSLFIPSLPTEKMEVIEKLCFGNIAKIFLEYEEAFWESDVGTISLIYEDDIPASVSTNKMQWLKNMQYFSVLRPKERFGNVLIGWCPGDIADLVETMTDDELSTAITNHLKMFLGHSNIPQPKSILCTKWRSNKFVKGTYSFLPVGVDGNVMDTLAQPLVGSQHPNKDLQVLFAGEATMKTLYGTVQGALLSGHREADRLAAHYKKTVAPTSTTSVEKQV; this is encoded by the exons ATGCATGCAACGAGCCGCGAAACAGAAAAGGAGCAGGATGTGTTTGTTTTCCCCACTTCGGGCTCAGAAAATATCGCCGCCTCTGAATCATACCTTAGTCATAGCAGTAAAACAGGAAGTAGAACCAAGCGATACAACTACACGCTAAA AGATATGGCAGACAGGAATCCAGTTATTGTGGTGGTCGGTGCTGGAGTGGCAGGACTCGCTGCAGCCAAGAAACTGAAAGAGTATGGATTTAATGACGTCACGGTGCTGGAAGCATCCGAGAAGGTCGGAGGAAGAGTAGCTACTGCAACTCTAG GTACTGCATGTGTTGATACCGGAGCACAGTACATCCATGGGACGTCAGAAGAAAACCCAGTCTACTGTCTCCTAAAAAAGTCTGGCCTTCTAAACCAGATCCCTGAGATGGGTGAAGAAACATTTTATAGTAACAAGGGACACAAAGTAGATGTAAACATCGCCAGAGATGCATATGGAGCTGGGGAGAGCATGATTCGATACCGTGGCTCCAACACAGGAAAGAGTTTAGGTGAACACTATGCAGAAAAAACCCAGGGTGTGATTGACAGCGTGCAAGACGATGACAAGAGAACGAGAATGCAGAGTGTTTTTGCTTTGGTCGGAAAAGACATGCTGATTGACATTGGAGCTTCAGACCTCCACAGGATCTCTCTTGACTCCTGGCAGTATTATATCAACATGGGTGACAGTCTCAATATTCCAGG TTTAATGTTTCAGCTTGTGGATAAGCTGCTGGAGGACTTCCCTAAAGATCGTTTGCTGCTGAAAAGAGAAGTTAGTAAGATCAAATGGGATGGATCCTTTTCTGTTGCCCCTGCTCGTGATGAACCTCTCCTCTCTGCTCACACTGAATCTGCTTCTGAAGAAAAAGTCTGCCAGTACCCAGTTTGCATTGTCTGTGAGAATGGAGAAGAGATTCTAGCTGATCATGTAATTGTGACCATTTCATTAG gTTGTCTAAAAGCACAAGCATCCAGTCTATTCATCCCCAGTCTCCCAACCGAGAAAATGGAGGTCATCGAAAAGCTGTGCTTTGGCAATATTGCCAAGATCTTTTTGGAGTATGAAGAGGCATTCTGGGAAAGTGATGTTGGTACTATCAGCCTGATTTATGAAGATGACATCCCCGCCTCAGTATCCACCAATAAAATGCAGTGGCTCAAGAACATGCAATACTTTTCTGTCCTGAGACCCAAAGAAAG GTTTGGCAATGTCTTAATTGGCTGGTGTCCAGGAGACATAGCTGACCTGGTTGAAACCATGACAGACGATGAACTCTCAACTGCGATCACTAATCACCTCAAAATGTTCTTAG GACATTCAAACATTCCTCAGCCGAAATCCATACTCTGCACTAAGTGGCGCAGCAACAAGTTCGTAAAGGGAACCTACTCTTTCCTCCCCGTTGGTGTTGATGGGAATGTTATGGACACACTGGCACAACCACTAGTAGGCAGCCAGCATCCTAATAAa GATCTTCAGGTCCTGTTTGCAGGCGAGGCAACGATGAAGACTCTTTATGGCACAGTGCAAGGAGCTCTACTCTCAGGACACAGGGAGGCAGACAGACTGGCAGCACATTATAAGAAGACAGTGGCACCCACTTCCACTACCTCAGTGGAAAAACAAGTTTAG